A single genomic interval of Salvia hispanica cultivar TCC Black 2014 unplaced genomic scaffold, UniMelb_Shisp_WGS_1.0 HiC_scaffold_635, whole genome shotgun sequence harbors:
- the LOC125199707 gene encoding uncharacterized protein LOC125199707, which yields MWYYLADGIYMRWHVFVKTITCPTTPKRSLFPQKQEAARKDVERAFGVLQARWGIVKGVASGWHRPLIVDIMYACIIMHNMIDDDEGDYVTAWRDDANSSTASSFVVNDPTVQGVPLDMRNVMACSAEMCKEEAHTHLQADLIE from the coding sequence ATGTGGTATTATCTGGCAGATGGAATCTATATGCGATGGCATGTGTTCGTGAAGACTATCACATGTCCGACAACGCCGAAGAGGTCGTTGTTTCCCCAAAAGCAAGAGGCGGCTCGGAAAGATGTAGAGCGTGCATTCGGAGTCCTCCAAGCACGGTGGGGTATAGTGAAAGGAGTGGCCTCTGGATGGCATCGTCCACTAATCGTTGATAttatgtatgcatgtatcataatgcataacatgatcgATGACGACGAAGGAGACTATGTCACGGCATGGAGAGACGATGCAAACTCCAGCACCGCGAGTTCGTTCGTTGTAAATGACCCTACAGTGCAGGGTGTTCCTCTCGACATGCGCAATGTCATGGCCTGTTCAGCTGAGATGTGCAA